In Ovis aries strain OAR_USU_Benz2616 breed Rambouillet chromosome 14, ARS-UI_Ramb_v3.0, whole genome shotgun sequence, a single genomic region encodes these proteins:
- the RPL18 gene encoding large ribosomal subunit protein eL18, which produces MGVDIRHNKDRKVRRKEPKSQDIYLRLLVKLYRFLARRTNSTFNQVVLKRLFMSRTNRPPLSLSRMIRKMKLPGREGKTAVVVGTVTDDVRVQEVPKLKVCALRVSSRARSRILKAGGKILTFDQLALDSPKGCGTVLLSGPRKGREVYRHFGKAPGTPHSHTKPYVRSKGRKFERARGRRASRGYKN; this is translated from the exons ATG GGAGTTGACATCCGCCACAACAAGGACCGAAAGGTTCGACGCAAGGAGCCCAAGAGCCAGGACATTTACCTGAGGCTGTTGGTCAAG CTGTACAGGTTCCTGGCCAGACGAACCAACTCCACCTTCAATCAGGTTGTCCTCAAGAGATTGTTCATGAGCCGCACCAACCGGCCACCGCTCTCCCTTTCCCGGATG ATCCGGAAGATGAAGCTTCCTGGCCGGGAGGGCAAGACAGCTGTGGTCGTGGGGACTGTAACCGACGATGTTCGTGTCCAGGAGGTTCCCAAACTGAAG GTATGTGCTCTGCGAGTGAGCAGCCGCGCCCGGAGTCGCATCCTCAAGGCCGGGGGCAAGATCCTCACCTTTGACCAGCTGGCCCTGGATTCCCCCAAGGGCTGTGGCACTGTCCTCCTCTCTG GTCCTCGCAAGGGCCGAGAGGTGTACAGGCATTTCGGCAAGGCCCCAGGAACCCCACATAGCCACACCAA ACCATACGTCCGCTCCAAGGGTCGGAAGTTCGAGCGCGCCAGAGGCCGACGAGCCAGCCGTGGCTACAAAAACTAA